In Scomber scombrus chromosome 17, fScoSco1.1, whole genome shotgun sequence, the following proteins share a genomic window:
- the epb41l2 gene encoding band 4.1-like protein 2 isoform X1, with product MKLVVCHVTLLDGTDFTCEVEKRAKGQYLFFKICEHLNLMEKDYFGLSYIDNHEQKCWLDPTKEIKRQIRSNNWQFAFNVKFYPPDPSLLTEDITRYLLCLQLREDVASGRLPCSFVTHALLGSYTLQAEFGDYEPDQPRPLDYISQVTFAPNQNKEMEEKILELHKSHRGLTPAQADTQFLENAKKLSMYGVDLHHAKDSEGVDIMLGVCANGLLVYKDRLRINRFAWPKILKISYKRNNFYIKIRPGETEQFESSVGFKLQNHRSAKRLWKVCVENHSFFRLNAPEPPTKARFLTLGSKFRYSGRTQAQTRLASTLIDRPAPAFERTSSKRISRSLDGAPMISITEAGRDTAENGRDPHLELHSDSKDHDKTQEDVLKHQASISELKRSFMEAPPPSPPQPNQWEKRLTSSPATTIRVQQQQVASAPETEAAAADNTNTDTKEPGKTTEVEIEETVVVQEVSKATKPRLVTVTPSSPAEPSAEQETRKQEVKVVEEAVVEEEAKARKQESVSSESESEEEAEYHPNVSVSISHTQIPEEKEEEEEQEKREENKTAEQDMPAPVSSSSSSVPAEVSQPAEVACQEGEESRTEEAEPEKTKNIPVEVKEGDVTEESTDDPMVTPDEAPNGLTVPEEGVDVPDAPAEEEEEPKVNGEASLVEAEPRPQVICCSEPPVVKTEMVTISDTFAAQKTEIATKEVPIVHTETKTITYEAAQLDGNGDGEPGVLMTAQTITSESLCTTTTTHITKTLKGGLSETRIEKRIVITGDCDIDHDQALAQAIKEAKEQHPDMSVTRVVVHKETELAEEED from the exons GTAACAACTGGCAGTTTGCATTCAACGTGAAGTTCTACCCTCCTGACCCCTCACTGCTCACTGAAGACATAACTAg GTATCTGTTGTGTCTTCAGCTCCGCGAAGATGTGGCATCCGGCCGTCTGCCTTGCTCATTTGTCACTCACGCTCTGCTGGGGTCATACACATTGCAG GCAGAATTTGGTGACTATGAACCTGACCAGCCCCGGCCTCTGGACTACATCAGTCAGGTGACCTTTGCGCCCAATCAGAACAAAGAGATGGAAGAGAAGATTCTCGAACTCCACAAGTCTCACAG GGGATTGACACCAGCACAGGCTGATACCCAGTTTCTAGAAAATGCCAAGAAATTGTCCATGTATGGGGTTGACCTGCACCATGCTAAG GATTCTGAAGGTGTGGACATCATGCTCGGTGTGTGTGCCAACGGCCTCTTGGTCTACAAAGACAGACTTCGGATAAACCGTTTTGCTTGGCCTAAAATACTCAAGATTTCGTACAAGAGGAACAACTTCTACATTAAGATCAGACCAGGAGAG ACGGAGCAGTTTGAGAGCTCTGTGGGATTCAAACTCCAGAATCATCGATCTGCCAAAAGGCTGTGGAAAGTCTGTGTGGAGAATCACAGTTTCTTCAG gTTAAATGCACCAGAACCTCCTACCAAGGCCCGCTTTTTGACTTTGGGCTCTAAGTTCCGTTATAGCGGACGAACCCAGGCCCAGACCCGCCTGGCCAGCACCCTCATAGACCGACCTGCACCCGCTTTTGAACGCACCTCATCAAAACGCATCAGCCGCAGTCTAGAtggag CACCGATGATCAGCATAACAGAGGCCGGCAGGGACACAGCTGAGAACGGACGTGATCCCCACCTGGAGCTCCACTCTGActctaag GACCATGATAAGACCCAAGAAGACGTTCTGAAACACCAAGCTAGCATTAGCGAGCTAAAACGCTCCTTTATGGAGGCGccacctccctctcctcctcagccCAACCAGTGGGAGAAACGTCTCACCTCCTCTCCCGCTACAACGATACGTGTTCAACAGCAACAAGTG GCGAGTGCGCCCGAAACGGAAGCAGCTGCTGCCGATAACACGAACACTGACACCAAAGAACCTGGAAAG ACAACCGAAGTCGAAATCGAAGAAACCGTTGTCGTCCAAGAGGTTTCCAAAGCAACCAAACCCAGACTTGTCACAGTCACTCCCAGCTCCCCTGCTGAGCCGTCTGCGGAGCAGGAAACAAGAAAGCAGGAAGTGAAAGTCGTAGAGGAAGCAGTTGTGGAGGAAGAAGCAAAGGCGAGGAAGCAGGAGAGTGTTTCCTCTGAAAGTGAAAGCGAGGAAGAAGCAGAGTATCACCCAAATGTCTCTGTAtccatctctcacacacaaataccagaggagaaggaagaggaagaggaacaagagaagagagaggagaataaGACGGCCGAGCAGGACATGCCGGctccagtttcttcttcttcttcttctgttcccGCTGAAGTCAGCCAGCCTGCAGAAGTTGCCTGTCAAGAGGGAGAGGAGTCCAGGACAGAGGAAGCTGAACCAGAGAAGACGAAGAACATTCCAGTGGAGGTGAAGGAAGGTGATGTGACCGAGGAGAGCACAGACGATCCAATGGTGACACCCGATGAAGCTCCCAACGGACTCACCGTGCCTGAGGAGGGCGTGGACGTGCCGGATGCacctgcagaggaagaggaggagcctAAAGTGAATGGAGAAGCCTCACTGGTTGAAGCAGAACCGCGTCCACAGGTTATTTGTTGCTCTGAG cCACCTGTGGTAAAGACAGAAATGGTGACTATATCAGACACGTTTGCAGCCCAGAAAACTGAGATAGCTACAAAAGAAGTGCCCATCGTACATACGGAAACCAAGACCATCACATACGAAGCTGCACAG TTGGATGGGAATGGCGATGGTGAACCTGGAGTGTTGATGACTGCTCAGACAATCACCTCTGAATCCCTGTGTACTACAACAACCACACACATTACCAAG ACATTAAAGGGTGGCCTATCAGAGACGAGGATTGAGAAACGCATCGTCATTACAGGTGACTGTGACATCGACCACGACCAG GCACTGGCCCAGGCCATAAAGGAAGCCAAAGAGCAACATCCTGACATGTCTGTTACCAGAGTGGTGGTTCATAAAGAAACTGAACtggctgaggaggaggattgA
- the epb41l2 gene encoding band 4.1-like protein 2 isoform X2, translating to MKLVVCHVTLLDGTDFTCEVEKRAKGQYLFFKICEHLNLMEKDYFGLSYIDNHEQKCWLDPTKEIKRQIRSNNWQFAFNVKFYPPDPSLLTEDITRYLLCLQLREDVASGRLPCSFVTHALLGSYTLQAEFGDYEPDQPRPLDYISQVTFAPNQNKEMEEKILELHKSHRGLTPAQADTQFLENAKKLSMYGVDLHHAKDSEGVDIMLGVCANGLLVYKDRLRINRFAWPKILKISYKRNNFYIKIRPGETEQFESSVGFKLQNHRSAKRLWKVCVENHSFFRLNAPEPPTKARFLTLGSKFRYSGRTQAQTRLASTLIDRPAPAFERTSSKRISRSLDGAPMISITEAGRDTAENGRDPHLELHSDSKSPLRVHGDNIYVRHSNLMLEDHDKTQEDVLKHQASISELKRSFMEAPPPSPPQPNQWEKRLTSSPATTIRVQQQQVTTEVEIEETVVVQEVSKATKPRLVTVTPSSPAEPSAEQETRKQEVKVVEEAVVEEEAKARKQESVSSESESEEEAEYHPNVSVSISHTQIPEEKEEEEEQEKREENKTAEQDMPAPVSSSSSSVPAEVSQPAEVACQEGEESRTEEAEPEKTKNIPVEVKEGDVTEESTDDPMVTPDEAPNGLTVPEEGVDVPDAPAEEEEEPKVNGEASLVEAEPRPQVICCSEPPVVKTEMVTISDTFAAQKTEIATKEVPIVHTETKTITYEAAQLDGNGDGEPGVLMTAQTITSESLCTTTTTHITKTLKGGLSETRIEKRIVITGDCDIDHDQALAQAIKEAKEQHPDMSVTRVVVHKETELAEEED from the exons GTAACAACTGGCAGTTTGCATTCAACGTGAAGTTCTACCCTCCTGACCCCTCACTGCTCACTGAAGACATAACTAg GTATCTGTTGTGTCTTCAGCTCCGCGAAGATGTGGCATCCGGCCGTCTGCCTTGCTCATTTGTCACTCACGCTCTGCTGGGGTCATACACATTGCAG GCAGAATTTGGTGACTATGAACCTGACCAGCCCCGGCCTCTGGACTACATCAGTCAGGTGACCTTTGCGCCCAATCAGAACAAAGAGATGGAAGAGAAGATTCTCGAACTCCACAAGTCTCACAG GGGATTGACACCAGCACAGGCTGATACCCAGTTTCTAGAAAATGCCAAGAAATTGTCCATGTATGGGGTTGACCTGCACCATGCTAAG GATTCTGAAGGTGTGGACATCATGCTCGGTGTGTGTGCCAACGGCCTCTTGGTCTACAAAGACAGACTTCGGATAAACCGTTTTGCTTGGCCTAAAATACTCAAGATTTCGTACAAGAGGAACAACTTCTACATTAAGATCAGACCAGGAGAG ACGGAGCAGTTTGAGAGCTCTGTGGGATTCAAACTCCAGAATCATCGATCTGCCAAAAGGCTGTGGAAAGTCTGTGTGGAGAATCACAGTTTCTTCAG gTTAAATGCACCAGAACCTCCTACCAAGGCCCGCTTTTTGACTTTGGGCTCTAAGTTCCGTTATAGCGGACGAACCCAGGCCCAGACCCGCCTGGCCAGCACCCTCATAGACCGACCTGCACCCGCTTTTGAACGCACCTCATCAAAACGCATCAGCCGCAGTCTAGAtggag CACCGATGATCAGCATAACAGAGGCCGGCAGGGACACAGCTGAGAACGGACGTGATCCCCACCTGGAGCTCCACTCTGActctaag AGTCCATTGAGAGTGCATGGAGACAATATTTATGTGAGGCACAGTAATTTAATGTTGGAG GACCATGATAAGACCCAAGAAGACGTTCTGAAACACCAAGCTAGCATTAGCGAGCTAAAACGCTCCTTTATGGAGGCGccacctccctctcctcctcagccCAACCAGTGGGAGAAACGTCTCACCTCCTCTCCCGCTACAACGATACGTGTTCAACAGCAACAAGTG ACAACCGAAGTCGAAATCGAAGAAACCGTTGTCGTCCAAGAGGTTTCCAAAGCAACCAAACCCAGACTTGTCACAGTCACTCCCAGCTCCCCTGCTGAGCCGTCTGCGGAGCAGGAAACAAGAAAGCAGGAAGTGAAAGTCGTAGAGGAAGCAGTTGTGGAGGAAGAAGCAAAGGCGAGGAAGCAGGAGAGTGTTTCCTCTGAAAGTGAAAGCGAGGAAGAAGCAGAGTATCACCCAAATGTCTCTGTAtccatctctcacacacaaataccagaggagaaggaagaggaagaggaacaagagaagagagaggagaataaGACGGCCGAGCAGGACATGCCGGctccagtttcttcttcttcttcttctgttcccGCTGAAGTCAGCCAGCCTGCAGAAGTTGCCTGTCAAGAGGGAGAGGAGTCCAGGACAGAGGAAGCTGAACCAGAGAAGACGAAGAACATTCCAGTGGAGGTGAAGGAAGGTGATGTGACCGAGGAGAGCACAGACGATCCAATGGTGACACCCGATGAAGCTCCCAACGGACTCACCGTGCCTGAGGAGGGCGTGGACGTGCCGGATGCacctgcagaggaagaggaggagcctAAAGTGAATGGAGAAGCCTCACTGGTTGAAGCAGAACCGCGTCCACAGGTTATTTGTTGCTCTGAG cCACCTGTGGTAAAGACAGAAATGGTGACTATATCAGACACGTTTGCAGCCCAGAAAACTGAGATAGCTACAAAAGAAGTGCCCATCGTACATACGGAAACCAAGACCATCACATACGAAGCTGCACAG TTGGATGGGAATGGCGATGGTGAACCTGGAGTGTTGATGACTGCTCAGACAATCACCTCTGAATCCCTGTGTACTACAACAACCACACACATTACCAAG ACATTAAAGGGTGGCCTATCAGAGACGAGGATTGAGAAACGCATCGTCATTACAGGTGACTGTGACATCGACCACGACCAG GCACTGGCCCAGGCCATAAAGGAAGCCAAAGAGCAACATCCTGACATGTCTGTTACCAGAGTGGTGGTTCATAAAGAAACTGAACtggctgaggaggaggattgA